A window of Paenibacillus polygoni contains these coding sequences:
- a CDS encoding LacI family DNA-binding transcriptional regulator produces MAVTIKDVAKLAGVSPSTVSRVLSGHPRISQKTASKVRDIMQELGYHPNIMAKSLVSKTTKSIGVILPKPAEELFLNTFFMELIRGIVTQANRSGYDIVISSGANEQEEVEAVQRLVYGGRVDGAILLYSRQNDPVVEFLYQENFPFVLVGRTEQFPDLLSVDTDNIQAAYDATRHLISFGHKRIGFVSGPKNLMVSKDRLQGYHLAMKEAGLAVKADWIVEDDFLQESGYRAMSFFMNLPERPTALVVIDDVVSFGVLRGLNELGFKVPSDLCIVSFNNNPLSELYSPPLSSVDIGIYHLGYVASQALIQAIQDEDKSLFNKRHIIPHRLMVRESSMHHLS; encoded by the coding sequence GTGGCGGTAACAATCAAAGACGTAGCAAAACTGGCGGGTGTATCTCCTTCCACTGTATCCCGTGTGCTTTCCGGCCACCCTCGTATCAGTCAGAAAACAGCTAGTAAAGTACGCGATATTATGCAGGAACTTGGCTACCATCCAAATATAATGGCAAAAAGTCTTGTATCCAAAACAACCAAGAGTATTGGGGTGATCTTGCCCAAACCGGCTGAAGAGCTGTTCCTCAATACCTTTTTTATGGAACTGATTCGGGGAATTGTCACCCAGGCGAATCGATCAGGGTATGATATTGTCATCAGTTCAGGTGCGAACGAACAAGAAGAAGTCGAAGCTGTCCAAAGACTGGTATATGGCGGGCGGGTAGATGGAGCAATCTTGCTCTATTCCAGGCAGAATGACCCTGTTGTTGAATTTTTGTATCAAGAGAATTTTCCATTTGTACTGGTTGGAAGAACAGAACAATTTCCCGATCTTTTATCTGTTGATACGGATAATATACAAGCAGCCTATGATGCTACACGTCATCTGATTTCGTTCGGGCATAAACGAATCGGTTTTGTGAGCGGACCCAAAAATTTAATGGTATCTAAAGACCGATTACAGGGCTATCATCTAGCCATGAAAGAAGCAGGACTAGCCGTGAAAGCAGATTGGATTGTGGAAGATGATTTCTTACAGGAGAGCGGATACCGAGCCATGTCCTTCTTTATGAATTTACCCGAACGACCTACCGCGCTTGTTGTCATTGATGATGTAGTCAGCTTCGGAGTCCTTCGCGGTTTGAATGAGCTTGGATTCAAGGTCCCTTCTGATCTATGTATTGTCAGCTTTAATAACAATCCCTTGTCCGAATTGTACAGCCCGCCGCTAAGCAGTGTAGATATTGGTATCTATCATCTAGGATATGTTGCTTCACAAGCACTCATTCAGGCCATACAAGATGAGGATAAGTCCTTGTTCAATAAACGTCATATCATTCCCCATCGGCTAATGGTAAGAGAATCGTCCATGCATCATCTCTCTTAA
- a CDS encoding helix-turn-helix transcriptional regulator: protein MLNNKLVVYRAEKGWTQEQLATKVGVSRQTIATLEKNKYNPSLILAFKIANALEKPLTDVFDYREEQ, encoded by the coding sequence TTGTTAAACAATAAATTAGTAGTCTATCGAGCGGAAAAAGGATGGACGCAAGAACAACTTGCAACGAAGGTGGGTGTTAGTAGACAAACGATCGCAACTCTTGAGAAAAATAAATACAATCCTTCTCTAATTCTTGCTTTTAAAATAGCGAATGCTCTTGAGAAACCACTTACCGATGTTTTTGATTATAGAGAGGAGCAATAA
- a CDS encoding sugar ABC transporter substrate-binding protein, producing MKKGKKFSFMSLSLAMTVLLAACGSGGSDASNNTGESGTTPDNEAPPAEVEELTPEEGAMLTIWDGGDQKGFVEQAAAAFEEKYGVKVSYTELGADKAMTQMVTDGPAGVGADIFAGVHDQIGQGVTAGVIMPNDWFEEDIRARNSELAVNALTYEDILYGYPKSVETTAVFYNKDLIDAVPANWDEIKEFAATFNDTKANKFAIMWDVGNGYSSYPFFGGYGAYVFGNDGTDPTDIGLNSEQGVEAAAFLQSLKELMPLKSSDINGDIRKSLFTSGKLAMNISGPWDVGSLKEGVTNLGVGVYPALPNGDPMKPFSGVKSYFVNAYTKYPNAAKLFADFITNAENQMKNFEMTGALPSNTEAAGSDAVKNDEIASAFLAQFENSIPMPSIPAMAQLWSPMEAALSDLWNNGKDPKAVMDNVVEQMKSNIQTGS from the coding sequence ATGAAAAAAGGGAAAAAGTTCAGTTTCATGTCACTCTCACTTGCAATGACGGTTTTGCTTGCAGCATGCGGTAGTGGAGGCAGCGATGCTTCTAACAATACAGGAGAATCGGGAACAACCCCAGATAACGAAGCACCACCTGCTGAAGTCGAAGAACTTACACCGGAAGAAGGTGCGATGCTTACGATTTGGGACGGCGGAGATCAGAAGGGGTTTGTAGAACAGGCAGCCGCTGCTTTTGAAGAGAAGTATGGAGTCAAAGTATCTTACACAGAACTTGGTGCAGATAAAGCGATGACACAGATGGTTACGGATGGACCTGCGGGTGTTGGTGCTGACATATTTGCTGGTGTACATGATCAGATAGGGCAAGGAGTAACCGCGGGTGTTATTATGCCGAACGACTGGTTTGAAGAAGATATCCGAGCAAGAAACAGCGAACTCGCTGTAAATGCTTTAACTTATGAAGATATTCTATATGGATATCCGAAGTCTGTAGAGACAACGGCTGTATTTTACAATAAAGATTTGATTGATGCCGTTCCTGCTAATTGGGATGAGATTAAAGAGTTTGCAGCTACTTTTAACGATACGAAAGCCAATAAGTTCGCGATTATGTGGGATGTAGGGAACGGTTATAGTTCTTATCCTTTCTTCGGGGGATACGGTGCTTATGTCTTCGGTAATGATGGTACGGACCCAACCGATATCGGTCTGAATAGTGAACAAGGCGTAGAAGCAGCTGCTTTCCTTCAGTCACTAAAAGAGCTAATGCCGCTTAAATCTTCCGACATTAATGGAGATATTCGTAAATCCTTATTTACTTCGGGTAAACTCGCCATGAATATCAGTGGTCCTTGGGATGTCGGTTCTCTGAAAGAAGGCGTTACGAATCTGGGTGTAGGGGTATATCCTGCTCTTCCTAATGGCGATCCTATGAAACCTTTCTCTGGTGTGAAGAGTTATTTTGTAAATGCGTATACAAAGTATCCTAATGCAGCAAAACTGTTTGCTGATTTTATTACCAATGCAGAAAACCAAATGAAGAACTTTGAAATGACAGGGGCACTTCCGTCAAATACAGAAGCAGCAGGAAGTGATGCTGTGAAAAATGACGAGATCGCTTCGGCCTTCCTTGCTCAGTTTGAAAACTCAATTCCGATGCCTTCCATTCCTGCAATGGCTCAGTTATGGTCCCCAATGGAAGCCGCACTGTCCGACTTATGGAATAACGGTAAGGACCCTAAAGCAGTGATGGATAACGTTGTAGAACAAATGAAGAGTAACATTCAGACCGGATCTTAA
- a CDS encoding helix-turn-helix domain-containing protein encodes MEKKNNPESIGENEFLRLVYEVQQGDPAAMEKLLDMFESDMRLLSKYIPMPEEDALQSMKLEFITLIKNKVLDQKGSSDEEE; translated from the coding sequence ATGGAGAAGAAAAACAATCCAGAGTCTATCGGAGAGAATGAGTTCCTGAGACTTGTTTATGAAGTGCAGCAAGGGGATCCGGCTGCCATGGAAAAGCTGCTTGATATGTTTGAATCTGATATGCGGCTCTTAAGCAAATATATTCCCATGCCCGAAGAAGATGCTCTGCAGAGCATGAAGCTTGAATTTATCACACTGATTAAAAACAAAGTGCTCGATCAGAAGGGGTCGTCAGATGAGGAAGAGTAG
- a CDS encoding RNA polymerase sigma factor, with translation MSSSVHYYQKELKRIAWRLQYRVRAERQRELPLKTELLLISALSPEQEIESKLFIEYILGLIPSDTGQKVIRLFYLEDQSEAEIAKELNISQQAVNKWRRKTIQSLSERMSS, from the coding sequence ATGAGCAGTTCCGTCCACTATTATCAAAAAGAGCTCAAACGAATTGCATGGCGTCTTCAGTATCGTGTTCGTGCCGAACGCCAAAGAGAGCTTCCGCTCAAAACAGAGCTGCTGTTAATCTCGGCTTTATCTCCTGAACAAGAGATCGAATCAAAACTATTCATCGAGTATATTCTCGGACTCATTCCCTCGGATACGGGACAAAAAGTCATTCGTTTATTTTATTTGGAAGACCAAAGTGAAGCAGAGATTGCAAAAGAACTGAATATTAGTCAGCAGGCGGTGAACAAATGGAGAAGAAAAACAATCCAGAGTCTATCGGAGAGAATGAGTTCCTGA